AGAGCCATGGCGGGGATACACCCCACAACCGGGCGAGACTGTCAAACCCCCTGGATAGTAGGGATGCCGTATCCACGGTCAACGCGCCGCGCAACAGCACATAGTGGGTTAGATAGTTACACCCCCCAACCCTCTCAAGCACGACAACATCCGATGTTATAGGCGTGTACCCCCTCTGCTCAGCCGCGACTAGGATACTCTTGTCTGTCGTCTTGCTAGTTGCTGCTGTAAACCCCTCTCTCCGTATCATAGACGCGAGCCAACCGCTTCTACTCACGCGCGAGTCAAGATACACTATAGGACGACCACCGAGATGCCTCTCAAGAGCCTCTAGATACTCTATTAGTGGGTGTAGAGCCTCCTCGGGGCGAGGCTTCCACCCGCCCATCACGTCCCTCACAAAGCCATCCGGGCATATTAGCACCGGGATACCATCCTCCACGCATACGAGCGAGACTATCACGTTATACCCGTCAACCGCATAGACGCCGCCAGGCGGGCACCTCGTCAACCTCCTAACCTTCTGTATGACCTCATAAGGATGGATACAATGGTATACGGCGAGTTTCTCCCACTTGTTTAGACCCCTCCTCGCCGCCACCACCTCTAGACTCTGGCGGCGGGGATACCCTCTAGAGAGTAGAAAGTACATATCGAGCATAGCCTCTATGAGCACATCCTCGCGTAGGACGGGCTTCTCCATGCTCTACCCGGCAGCTATGAGACTAAAGCCTCGAGTCATATAGGGGCGCATGCTCCCGATGGACGCGTGGCTAGTGGAGAAGAGACGCGGATGGGAATGTGGTGTATGTGATGAGCTGGGAGTCGTTCAGATACGCGCTTGACGAGCTCCGCGTGCTTCTCGAATCGTTGCGTGGCCGTGGTGGTCTGAGAAACGGTCTCAGTTATGTGCGCGTATCTGACATTGTGGAGCAATCGCGGTGTGAACGAAGACTCGAGGCTATCATGGCTGCCGAGAGAGTTGTAGACGAGAGGGTTAGGGAGGTAGCGCTCCTAGCTGAGGTGGTGCTCGGGGCTAGGAGGAGGCTCCCAGAGAAACCGCCGCAGCGCGTCATACTCTCGTTGCCTATTGTGGGTGAGGTTGTAGGAATCCCGATAGTGGGGAGGCCGAGAGGCATTCTCGTCGAGGAGGGGATTGTCAAGGCGGTTGTGTATGCTAGTATCTCGAGCAGGCCAAGTAGGCTCTACGAGCAGGACCGAGTGAGGGGCTACGCCTTCTGTGCAGCGTTACACGGCTCGCCGTTGCCCGTCGCTGGCGACGCTGTATACGTGCACGTCAAGGGTGTGAATAAACATGATCTTGCAGAGGCTGTCGAGGAGGTTAGGGTTTCTCTCGAAGAGAATGGGCAGCCGCCGATGCACCCTCATGTACACGTGCTAGCCTGTGACCGTGACGCGTCGCTAAGAGCCCTAGAGCCGCTCTTGGCGTACTGGCTTGGTCTCCGCGATGTTATCGTCAGGAGAGGGCCCTGGTGCCGGGACTGCCCCCTTCGCGACGATTGTCTAGAGGCTCAACAACCAGGCTGATATCCACGCGCTCCGGGCTCATCGTGATAAAGCTCGTGCTTATCACGTCTACATTTAGCCTCGCGTACTCCAGTATATTCTCGGATGTAATCCCCCCGCTCACCTCGACAACAACCCTGTCGCGAAGACCGCGCTTCTCAAGCTCCTCGAGGATAGCCCTGACCACGCTAGGCGGCTGGTTATCTATCAGGATGGCATCAGCCCCCGTCTCGACGGCGGCCAACGCCTCCTCAACATTATGGACCTCCACCTCCACGCGATGCACGAAACTCTTCCGCCCAACTACTCTCCTTACAGCCTCCCCAACCGACCCGATGAGTGCAACGTGGTTATCCTTGACTAGTATAGCATCGCTAAGCGTGAGACGGTGAGTGTCACCACCGCCCGCCTCAACAGCCCTCTTTGAACAATAGCGGAAACCCGGCACAGTCTTCCTCGTCGCGGCGACCCTAACCCGCGGGTTAACCCTCCTAACCATCTCCACCAGGCGCCTAGTAGTAGTCGCGATAGAGCATGCGTATATGAGCGTGTTGAGCGTTACACGCTCAACCTCTAGAATCGTTGCAGCATCGCCAACAAGAAGCATCATGTCCGAGCCCGGC
The Pyrolobus fumarii 1A DNA segment above includes these coding regions:
- a CDS encoding DUF434 domain-containing protein is translated as MEKPVLREDVLIEAMLDMYFLLSRGYPRRQSLEVVAARRGLNKWEKLAVYHCIHPYEVIQKVRRLTRCPPGGVYAVDGYNVIVSLVCVEDGIPVLICPDGFVRDVMGGWKPRPEEALHPLIEYLEALERHLGGRPIVYLDSRVSRSGWLASMIRREGFTAATSKTTDKSILVAAEQRGYTPITSDVVVLERVGGCNYLTHYVLLRGALTVDTASLLSRGFDSLARLWGVSPPWLSGY
- the nadC gene encoding carboxylating nicotinate-nucleotide diphosphorylase; its protein translation is MSYELFYREFLRWLREDIPEWDLTTEAVRLRGVKARGRIVCKSGCVAACVEEVAYSLERLGLSVELQARSGEWVEPGSDMMLLVGDAATILEVERVTLNTLIYACSIATTTRRLVEMVRRVNPRVRVAATRKTVPGFRYCSKRAVEAGGGDTHRLTLSDAILVKDNHVALIGSVGEAVRRVVGRKSFVHRVEVEVHNVEEALAAVETGADAILIDNQPPSVVRAILEELEKRGLRDRVVVEVSGGITSENILEYARLNVDVISTSFITMSPERVDISLVVEPLDNRREGGSPGTRALS